One genomic region from Erythrobacter mangrovi encodes:
- a CDS encoding type II toxin-antitoxin system RatA family toxin, whose product MPGIRETRFLPYTCDQMFDLVADVASYPEFLPWVIATRIRSDSDNEMVADMLVGFKAIREKFTSRVEKQRPNHIEVFYVDGPLRDLDNDWRFTPAEGGCEVEFSVEFTFRNAVFEALAGQYFDRAFRKMVGAFETRANELYGSSNSSAQSVA is encoded by the coding sequence ATGCCGGGAATTCGGGAAACCCGTTTTCTTCCATATACTTGCGACCAGATGTTCGATTTGGTCGCAGATGTGGCCAGCTATCCCGAGTTTCTTCCCTGGGTGATCGCTACGAGGATCCGCTCGGACAGCGACAATGAAATGGTCGCGGACATGCTGGTCGGCTTCAAGGCGATCCGGGAAAAGTTCACTTCGCGGGTCGAGAAACAGCGTCCCAACCATATCGAGGTGTTCTATGTGGACGGGCCTCTGCGTGATCTGGACAACGACTGGCGCTTTACGCCTGCCGAAGGTGGGTGCGAGGTCGAATTTTCGGTAGAATTCACTTTCCGCAATGCGGTGTTTGAAGCCTTGGCGGGGCAATATTTCGACCGTGCGTTCCGAAAGATGGTCGGCGCCTTCGAGACGCGCGCCAATGAACTCTACGGCAGCAGTAATTCGAGCGCGCAAAGCGTGGCCTGA
- the lipA gene encoding lipoyl synthase, whose product MNDLSTAPAPEGERPRMQRKPDWIRVKAPVSKGYHETRKLMRELNLHTVCEEAACPNIGECWTKKHATVMILGDTCTRACRFCNIKTGMPMPVDPLEPEHTAAAAAAMGLEHIVITSVDRDDLPDRGAGQFVKVIKALRRETPNTTIEILTPDFKGRMKQSIAEICEAGPDVFNHNLETVPRLYPTIRPGARYYASIRLLEEVKAHNPLIFTKSGIMLGLGEERLEVHQVMDDMRSADIDFITMGQYLQPTPKHAKVEEFVTPKQFAAYGAIARAKGFLQVAASPLTRSSYHAGDDFAQMRAAREVKLAKQAD is encoded by the coding sequence ATGAACGACCTCTCTACCGCTCCCGCGCCCGAAGGCGAACGCCCCCGTATGCAGCGCAAGCCAGACTGGATCCGCGTGAAGGCGCCCGTCAGCAAGGGCTATCACGAAACGCGCAAGCTTATGCGCGAGCTCAATCTTCATACGGTATGTGAAGAGGCCGCCTGCCCGAACATCGGCGAGTGTTGGACCAAGAAGCACGCAACCGTGATGATCCTTGGTGACACCTGCACGCGGGCATGCCGCTTCTGCAACATCAAGACGGGCATGCCTATGCCGGTCGATCCGCTCGAGCCGGAACATACCGCCGCTGCAGCGGCGGCGATGGGCCTCGAGCACATCGTAATCACCAGCGTTGATCGGGACGACCTGCCTGACCGCGGTGCTGGACAGTTCGTCAAGGTAATCAAGGCGCTGCGTCGAGAAACGCCCAATACCACGATCGAGATACTTACCCCCGATTTCAAGGGCCGGATGAAGCAATCGATCGCCGAAATCTGCGAGGCCGGGCCCGACGTCTTCAACCACAACCTCGAAACCGTGCCCCGTCTTTATCCGACGATCCGCCCCGGTGCGCGCTACTATGCCTCGATCCGCCTGCTTGAAGAGGTGAAGGCGCACAATCCTCTGATCTTCACCAAGTCCGGCATCATGCTTGGCCTTGGCGAAGAACGTCTGGAAGTTCACCAGGTAATGGACGACATGCGCAGCGCTGACATCGATTTCATCACCATGGGCCAATATCTCCAACCGACACCGAAGCACGCGAAAGTCGAAGAGTTCGTCACGCCCAAGCAGTTCGCGGCCTACGGCGCGATCGCCCGGGCCAAGGGTTTCCTGCAGGTCGCTGCTAGTCCGCTGACGCGATCAAGCTATCACGCAGGTGACGACTTCGCGCAAATGCGCGCGGCCCGCGAAGTCAAGCTGGCCAAGCAGGCTGATTAA
- a CDS encoding carbonic anhydrase produces the protein MKSFDEMIDGYARFRTGAWQNQHERWEQLKEGQSPQVMVIACSDSRVDPAQIFDVDPGEIFVVRNVAALVPPYETTPGRHGVSAALEFAVQFLRVREVVVMGHGMCGGCQAALTQDLHGNELGEGGFVAHWIDMLDGVREPIATNLGTEGRDAERAMEMAAVKVSLANLRTFPCVQEKEKRGSLTLRGAYFAISDGVLHLLDEESGEFHPA, from the coding sequence ATGAAGAGCTTCGACGAAATGATCGATGGCTACGCGCGGTTTCGGACCGGGGCGTGGCAAAACCAGCACGAACGCTGGGAGCAACTCAAGGAAGGTCAATCACCGCAGGTGATGGTCATTGCGTGTTCCGATAGCCGGGTCGATCCGGCGCAGATCTTCGATGTCGATCCGGGTGAAATCTTCGTCGTCCGCAACGTCGCCGCCCTGGTGCCGCCTTATGAAACAACCCCGGGACGACACGGCGTCTCGGCAGCACTCGAATTCGCCGTCCAATTCCTCAGGGTACGCGAAGTGGTTGTGATGGGGCATGGCATGTGCGGGGGCTGCCAGGCCGCATTGACGCAGGACCTTCACGGCAATGAATTGGGCGAAGGCGGCTTTGTCGCCCACTGGATCGACATGCTCGACGGTGTGCGCGAGCCGATCGCCACCAATCTGGGCACAGAGGGGCGCGATGCCGAGCGGGCGATGGAAATGGCCGCAGTGAAAGTCAGCCTTGCCAACCTCCGCACCTTCCCTTGCGTGCAGGAGAAAGAGAAGCGCGGCAGCCTGACCTTGCGCGGTGCTTATTTCGCGATCTCCGATGGGGTCCTACACCTGCTCGACGAGGAGAGCGGCGAGTTCCACCCAGCGTGA
- a CDS encoding NYN domain-containing protein gives MSEFSQRNIALLIDADNASPTGIDPVLTVLAELGQVNIRRAYGNWRKASLKGWIDLMHRYGIEPQQQFDLTKGKNATDMKMTIDAMDMLFRGRVDGFGIMSSDSDFMPLAMRLRQDGLPVYGFGGDKTPEGFRQACTRFIDVNALIKAEKEQHRGTNVSAPSSSVLDQGLLDLLFDAYNASKRDENGFAKLSEVGQRAGNRSSFDTRNYGFARLIDLMEAVPNFAIERHSDGQVFVKRLR, from the coding sequence ATGTCCGAATTCTCACAGCGCAACATCGCCCTTTTGATCGATGCCGACAACGCGAGTCCGACCGGGATAGACCCGGTACTGACGGTTCTTGCGGAGCTCGGCCAGGTCAATATTCGCCGGGCATACGGCAATTGGCGCAAGGCCAGTCTCAAGGGCTGGATCGACCTGATGCACCGCTATGGCATCGAACCACAGCAGCAGTTCGACCTGACCAAAGGCAAGAACGCCACGGACATGAAGATGACCATCGATGCAATGGACATGCTGTTCCGCGGGCGGGTCGATGGCTTCGGCATCATGTCGTCGGACAGCGATTTCATGCCCTTGGCGATGCGCCTGCGCCAGGATGGCCTGCCGGTCTACGGCTTCGGCGGGGACAAAACTCCCGAAGGCTTCCGTCAGGCATGCACCCGGTTCATCGATGTCAACGCGCTGATCAAGGCGGAGAAGGAGCAGCACCGCGGGACAAATGTTTCCGCACCTTCGTCGAGCGTGCTCGACCAGGGACTGCTCGACCTTCTGTTCGACGCCTACAACGCAAGCAAGCGCGACGAGAACGGCTTTGCCAAGCTGTCTGAGGTGGGTCAGCGCGCAGGTAACCGTTCAAGTTTCGACACGCGGAATTACGGCTTTGCGCGCCTCATTGATCTGATGGAAGCCGTGCCAAATTTTGCGATCGAACGACACAGCGACGGTCAGGTATTCGTGAAACGCCTGCGCTAG